The nucleotide window CCTGCTGGGTGCGCAGGGCGATCTCGGCGGCCTGCTCGGAGGGGAGCGCGAGGGTCTCGTCGAGGGCGTTGGTGTGCAGCGAGTTGGTGCCGCCGAGGACGGCGGACAGGGCCTCGACCGCGGTCCTGACGACGTTGTTGTACGGCTGCTGGGCGGTGAGCGAGACACCGGCGGTCTGGGTGTGGAAGCGCAGCCACTGCGCCTTGTCGGTCTTCGCGCCGTACACCTCCTTCATCCAGCGGGCCCAGATCCGGCGGGCCGCGCGGAACTTGGCGATCTCCTCGAAGAAGTCGAGGTGCGCGTCGAAGAAGAAGGAGAGCCCGGGGGCGAAGGTGTCGACCTCCAGCCCGCGGGACAGGCCGAGCTCCACGTAACCGAAGCCGTCGGCGAGGGTGTACGCGAGCTCCTGCGCGGCCGTGGCTCCGGCCTCGCGGATGTGGTAGCCGGAGACCGAGAGCGGCTTGTACGCGGGGATGTCGCGGGCGCAGTGCTCCATCAGGTCGCCGATGAGGCGCAGATGGGGCTCGGGCTGGAAGAGCCACTCCTTCTGCGCGATGTACTCCTTGAAGATGTCGGTCTGGAGCGTGCCGTTGAGCACGGCCGGATCGACGCCCTGGCGCTCGGCGGCGACCAGGTACATGCAGAAGACGGGTACGGCGGGGCCGCTGATCGTCATCGACGTCGTGACGTCACCGAGCGGGATGTCCTTGAACAGGACCTCCATGTCGGCCGCGGAGTCGATGGCCACGCCGCAGTGCCCGACCTCGCCGAGCGCGCGGGGTTCGTCGGAGTCACGGCCCATGAGGGTCGGCATGTCGAAGGCGACACTGAGTCCGCCGCCGCCCGCGGCGAGGATCATCTTGTAGCGCTCGTTGGTCTGCTCCGCGTTGCCGAAGCCGGCGAACTGGCGGATGGTCCAGGTCCGGCCGCGGTAGCCGGTCGGGTGGAGTCCCCGGGTGAAGGGGTAATCGCCGGGCCAGCCGATCCGCTCGAACCCCTCGTACGTGTCGCCAGGGCGTGGCCCGTACGCGGGCTCCACCGGGTCTCCGGAGAGCGTGGTGAAGTCCGCGTCGCGCTTGCGGGCCTTGTCGTAACGGGCCTGCCAGCGTCGGCGGCCTTCCTCGATCGCGTCAGCGTCCATACCTCGAATTTACTAGGACGTCCTAGTAAATGTCGATGGCAAACCGCCCGGCGCTTTTCGCGCGGGGCGGTCGGGGGGTCAGGCCTCGGCGGTGACCGGCGCGGAGTCGGTGACCAGGGCGCGGGCCTCGCGGCTGACCTTCGGCTCGACGAAGAACGAGGCGAAGGGGATGCAGCCCGCGGCCAGCACCCACAGGAGCTTGCCGAAGGGCCACTTCGCCTTGGAGCCGAGATCGAAGGCGAAGACGACGTAGACGATGAACAGCACACCGTGGATCTGGGAGATCAGCATGGTGTCGCCGGTCCCGAATCCGTACTTCGCGATGATCGCCGCGGTGAAGACGAGCAGCCAGACGGCGGTGACGTAGGCCATCACCCGGTAGCGGGTGAGCACGTTCTGTTTCATGACCACGAGCGTAACGGGGCGACGGGGGCGATCTTCGCGCGGCCCCGGCCCTGCCCGGGGGGCCGCCCTGCCACCTCGGCTCACCCCTCGTCGAAGTCCTTGGCCGCCACCCGCAGCGGGCGCAGCATCGCGAAGACCTCGGCGCACTCCTCCGCGTCGTACACCCCGAGCCCGAAGTCCATGGCCATCAGGTCCCGGGTGGCCGCCTCGACGACCTCGCGGCCCTTGTCCGTGATGGAGGCGAGGGTTCCGCGGCCGTCGTTCGGGTTGGGCCGCTTGTCCACGAGACCGGACCTGACCAGCCGGTCCACGGTGTTCGTCACCGAGGTGGGGTGCACCATGAGGCGTTCGCCGATCTTGGACATCGGGAGTTCACCGGCCTGCGAGAACGTGAGCAGCACCAGCGCCTCGTAGCGCGCGAAGGTCAGCCCGTACGGCTTGACGGCGGCGTCGACCTCGGCCAGCAGGATCTGCTGCGCCCGCATGATCGAGGTGATCGCCCCCATCGAGGGCACGGGCCCCCAGCGGCGCCGCCAGAGTTCGTCGGCGCGGGCGATCGGATCGAAGGGAAGGCTGAGCGGCTTCGGCACGGCACGACCTTACCCACTGGTCACATGCCGGTCAGCCCTGTCTCGCACTTCGGTATCGGACTCTTGTTCGGAACCCGTCCCGGGGCGGTTCTGCGTACCTCGGCGATCAGCAGGAGGGTGCACGCGGTACCGATGGCGCCGGATGCCGCGACGACCTGACGTGCTGTGCGCACTCGACGAACCGGCCGGGACGAGCGCGCTGGCGCACCGGCTCTCGCTCGCCCCCTCCTCCGTATCGGAACACCTGTCGGTGCTCCGGGCGGCCGGGCTGCTGACCTCGCGGCGCTACGGACACCAGGTGCTGTACGAGCGCACGCCCCTCGGGATCGCGCTGGCGGTGTCGGACCACCACTCAGGGTGACCGTTGTGTCACGATTGATCCCGCTTGTGTAACCGTTTCGTGCCATGCCCTTGCCTGCCCGTGTGCCACTGTCCGAGGGGGCTGGATGTCCGGCCGCAGAATCTTCCCCGCATTCACCGCAATCACCACCGTGGTTCTCGGCGCCGCCCTGGCGGCGGGCTGTTCCTCGCCCTCGTCCGGCACCCAGGAAGCGCCCACCGGTCCCCCGGTACGGGGCGAGGCCGCGCCGAGCGCCGCCGCCCCGTACTGGGTGGACCCGAACAGCGACGCCGCCCGCCAGGTCCGCGCCTGGGAGAAGCAGGGCCGCGCGGAGGACGCCGAGATCCTCCGGCGGATCTCCACCCGCCCGGTCGCGGACTGGCCGTCCGGGGAGGCGCCGGCCCCCGAGATCCGCTCGGCCGTCCGCAGCGCGGCCAAGACCCGTCAGAGCGTGCTGCTGGTCGCCTACAACATCCCGCACCGGGACTGCGGCGCGTACTCGGCGGGCGGCGCCGCCGACGCGGCTTCCTACCGCTCGTGGATCGGCGAGTTCGCCGCCGCCATCGGCAAGGCCCCGGCCACCGTCGTCCTGGAGCCCGACGCGCTCCCCCACATCGCGGACGGCTGCACCCCGGCGGAGAACCACGACGAGCGCTACATGCTCCTCTCGGAGGCCGTCGACACCCTCAAGAACCTGCCGCACACCAAGGTCTACCTCGACGCGGGCAATCCCGACTGGATCAACGACCCCGCCACGATGGCCGAACCGCTCAAGCGCGCCGGGATCGACCGGGCCGACGGCTTCGCGCTCAATTCCGCCAACTTCCAGACCAACGCCACGGTGCGGTCGTACGGAGCCAGGCTCTCCGCCCTGGTGGGCGGAGCCCACTTCGTGATCGACACCAGCCGCAACGGCAACGGCCCCCTGCCCGGGGACCGTGCCGAAGCCTGGTGCAACCCGCCCGGGCGGGCCCTGGGAACACCGCCGACCACCCGCACCGGCGACGACGGCCTCGACGCCTACCTGTGGATCAAGCGGCCCGGCGACTCGGACGGCACCTGCCGCGGCGGCCCCCCGGCGGGCACCTGGTGGCCGGACTACGCCCTGGGCCTGGCCGCACGCGCCAAGTCCTGAACAACCCTGCGGCCACCGTCGCCTCAGCCGACCTTGACCCACTTCGCCTCGGACGGCGTTCCGTCCGTGTCGGTGACGAAGAGCATGTACCAGCCGGGCGGTACCAGCGTGCTGTCGTCCGGCAGCTCCACCGTCACCGCGCCCTTCCCCCTCTTCAGACCCAGCTCGATCGAACGCTGTTCGACGTCGGTGGTGTGCGTGACGGCACTCGGCCGCATCAGCCGGGCGGTCGCGATCCTCGTGGGGTCGGCGACCTCGTACGTGGCGCTGCCTCCCCGTACGACGTCCTGCGGTCCGGCGCCGATCACCGGCCGCTCGCCCTTCCCGTGCAGCGAGGGGGGCGTGTAGATCTCCATGCGCTGCTCGAACTTGCCGAGCTTGGTGTTGTCCTTGTCGCCGTAGAGCGAGTCGGAACCGAAGGTCGCCACGCGGCCGTCGGGGAGCAGCAGCGCCTCGGAGTGGTAGTTGCGGCCGACGGTCGGTTCGGCCGCCTCCTGGAAGGCGTTGGTCTTCGGGTCGTAGAACTGCGCCTTGAGGATGTTGCTGGCGCCGCGCCCCCGGTAGTCCGTCGATCCCCCGCTGGTGAAGACCGTGTCGTCCGGCATGATCACGCTGTTCAGGTAGCGGGTGCCCTGCGGAAGGTCCGGCCCGTCCTCGAAGACGGGACTGTCGGCCTTCAGATCGATGATCGCGGTACGGGCGGTCGACTTCTTGGACTCGCCCACCCCGCCGCCACCGAGGATCATCACCTTCTGGTCCTGGGCCGGGGCCAGCATCAGGGAGGCCGCGGTCTCGGTCTCCTCGGTGTCCGTCAGCCCCTGGACCTCGGTGAAGGTGTTCGTCTTCAGGTCCCACACTCCCGGGGCCCGGCCCTTGTCCGCGGGCCCGTACCCGGCGTTGGCGCCCGGGTAGAAGAGCTTGCCGCCCTTGGTCAGGAAGAGCGCGGGGTACGTCGGGAAGTAGTGGAAGGGCCCCTTGGACCACTTCTTCGTCCTCGGGTCGTAGATCTCGTTGTCGCCGGGCAGGATCGCCCCCACGTCGTCGAGGCCGGAAACGGCGAGCACCTTGCCGTCCTCCAGGCCGACGAGCGTCGGATACCAGCGGGCCTCCTTCATCGGGTCGACGCGGATGTACTTCTCGGCCGTCGGATCGAATTCGTACGCCGCCCTGATCCCCTGGAAGTCCTGCTTGTCCATGGTGATCTTCTCGGCGAGGCCGTACGAGTTGCCGGCGGCCTTGCCCTTGAGGCCCTCGATCTCGTACTGGGCGGCCTCGGTGGTCACCGCCTGCGGTCCGTCCTTCAGCGACTCCACGAAGACCCGCGCCTCCGAGGCGGTCACCTTGGTCTTCCAGGGCTTCATCTGGCCGCTCTTGAAGTAGTCGACCTCGAACTCCCGCTTGGCCTTGGGCACCGTCACGTCGAACTGCGAGACGTACTCGACACCGGACGGCGAACGGAAGACGGTGCCCTTCCTGAGCGTGAGCGGCTTGTCGGGGTTCTCGTTCTTCACCCGCATCCCGCCGCCGGCCCGCTTCACCTTGTCGTCGAGGACCTCGTAGCGGGCGGTGCCGCCCGCGATCAGCAGCCGGCCGTCCGGGAGCGCCGCGTGGCCGCCGCAGAAGAAGTCCTCCGGCGTGGCGATCTTCTTGAAGACGTTCGTCCTCGGGTCCCACAGGATCGTGTCGAACGTGCCCTCGTCGAAGCTCTTCTCGTCATTGCCCGAGCCCGCGACGATGAGCACCTTGCCGGTGTGCAGCAGAGCCGCGTGAATGGCGTTCGTGCGGTACTCGTCCGGGATGTTCACCTGGTCCCAGGAGCCGTACCGGGCCTTGTAGGCGGGCTGGTCGATCTTGTAGGCGTGGTAGCGGTCCTCGGCGAAGGAAAGCGCGGCCGGGGCGTTGAGCCCGGCGAGCAGCACGATGGCACCGCCGCCCAGCAGCGTCTTCCTCATCCGTTTCGTGGGCGTGTACGCCATCCTCAGTTCCCTCCTGCGGTCGTGGTGGTGGTCGTGGCGGCGGCCGACGCCGAGGGCGCCGGTGACGCGGTGGCCGTCGTGGTCGTGGTGGTCGTGGTGGTGACGTAGGCGGACTCCGGCGGCTTCATCGGTACGGACACGACGCCGCGGGGCCGGCTACGGCGTTCCTGCCAGGTGGTCCACGACCAGACCACGACCGGTGACACGGAGATGGCGAGGGCGAGCACCGCCCAGGTGCGCATCGCCACGTGCGTGTGGCCCAGCTGCACGGAGGCGATGAGCGAGCTCAGCAGCACGACGGCCCAGAAGAGATGGATACGGAACGTGAGGAGCCGGTCGGGGCTGGCCTCGCCGCCCTTGGGGGTGACGACGAACCGGCCGTCGGTGCGCAGCACCGCCGAGCCGAGCGACTTCAGATAGATCGGCGCGGACAGCGCGGACATCGCCATGCCCGCCAGGCCGCCCGATCCCTCGGGTTCGTGCGGGGAGACGTTGTGGCGCCGGTTCCAGAGGTAGAGCCCGATCTGGAGGGCCGCGGCGTCGCTGTACAGCATCAGCCAGATCGAGGCCGCGACCTGGGTGCCGGAGGCCCCGAGCCAGAGGAACAGCACACAGCTCAGGACACCGAGCAGCCAGTTCACCGCGGTCATCGGGTAGTAGACGAGCATCAGCGTGTAGCTGAGGAGCCGGCCGGGCGGGACCCGGAACAGCGCCTTGCCGTACTGCCTGAACAGCGTCTCGTACGTCCCCCTCGACCAGCGGAGCTGCTGGGTGAAGAAGTCCGTCCAGGAGGCCGGTCCCTCGCCGACGGCCAGCACGTCCGGCGTGTAGACCGAGCGCCAGAACTTCCCGGTCAGCGGGTTGCGGCGGCGGTGGATCTCGAAGCCGGTCGCCATGTCCTCGGTGATCGAGTCGTACAGGCCGCCGACCTGGCGCAGTGCGGCGATGCGTACGACGTTGTTGGTTCCGACGAACATCGGGGCGCCGTAGCGGTTGCCCGCGCGCTGGATCAGCGCGTGGAAGAGGAACTGCTGGGACTCGGCGGCCTTGGTGACCGCCGAGTCGTAGTTCCCGTAGACCTGCGGTCCGACGACGAAGGCGATGTCGGGGTCCCGGAAGTAGCCCGTCATCCGCTCCAGGAAGTTGGGCATCGGCACATGGTCGGTGTCGACGGAGGCGAAGAAGTCGTAGCCGTCCCCGTGCATGGCGAGCCAGGCGTTGTAGTTGCCGTGCTTCGTCCGTGCCTTGTGGACGCCCTTCTTGCGGTTCCACTCGGGCACCCCGTTGCGGGTGAAGTGGTGCACGCCCAGTTCGGCGCAGAGCATCCGGGCCGCCGGGTCGTCGCCCTCGTCGAGCAGCCAGATGTCCAGCGGCCCGTCGTGGTGCATCCGCACGGCGCCCTGGAGCGTGGCCCTCACCATCGAGAGGGGTTCCTTGCCCGGCACGTACGTGGTGAGGAACGCGACCCTTGTACCGGGCTCCGGCCTGACGGGGACCGGGTCCCGGGCCACCAGTGTGGCGTGCGCCACCGAGACGACGTTGACCAGCATGAACAGCTCGATCAGGCCGATCGAGGTGAGCATCACCGCGTCGGCCCACACGAGCCAGCTCTCACCGTTCTCGCGCTCGGTCCAGTGCGTCGGCCAGACCAGGTACAGGAGCAGGGCGCCGGTGAGCACCGGGGCCAGCGTCATCAGGAGGACGGCTCTTATTCGGTGCTTCTCCGTCGACAGCAGACTCCGGTACCGCACCCGGTAGCCCGCCGCGTCCGGCTCCGTGAGCGGACCCGCGAGCCGGCTGTGGGTGTCGTAGTCGTAGCCCTCCGACCGCACCGTGCCTCCAAGTGTCGAACGGGTTGGTAGTCCCCACATGAAGGGACGCGCAACGGCGTGTCGACTCGGCAGGTCCGAGTGAGGGGTTTTGGAATCGGAACGCGAGAGACCCCCGGCCGTATGACGGCGGGGGCCTATCGGGTGAACGCGGAGGTGTGCGACGCGGACGGGGCGTCAGCCCGCCAGATGCCGTTCCACCGTCTCGACCTTGGACGTCAGACCGTCGGTGACGCCCGGACGGATGTCGGCCTTCAGTACCAGGGAGACGCGTCCGGCGCGTGCCTCGACCGCGGCGACGGCCCGCTTGAGGACGTCCATGACCTCGTCCCACTCACCTTCGATAGCAAAGCTTGGAGTACATAAAATCGGCTTCACCCCCTACGGAGCACGCTTCACGCCGTCGAGCGGGACCGTCCACTCACGACCCCCACCCTCGGGCCACACAAACGCCGTCGGCCGCTTCCTGCGCTCCCCCGGTGGGTCCGACGGGTCCTCGTAGTCCCGGATCACATCGCGCAGGATGCCGATCCTCCCCGCACCGTCCTCGACCCGGTGGCCTATGTCCTCACTCGTGACCATCGGGGTGCGTCCGCATCAAGATGTTGGCGTCCGTCACAGTCGTCCAGTCCCCGCCAGCGCGCGCACGGGTCCGGACGTTGGCCAGCTCTGCGCAACCGGCGCAACCGGCGACGGGTGTCGGCTCCAGCTCTCCGGACCGATCCGGGAGGTCAACCGGAGCGCTGGGATACGTTCTTGGCTCGGTCATGGGGCGATCCTCCGGCTGGTCGCTGGGACGGGGGAAAACAGGCACATCGTTCCAGACGCCCGAACCAGCACCCATCCGCCTTGACCAAAGACATAGGGGCACCCCCCCCCCGAACGTCGTTCCACCATTCCCCCGACGAAACCCCGCCCGAAGTGCGACATCACCTCGACCCTAGGCGCAGCCACCGACAACGCCGCCAGAGGTCCCCGCGCCCCCTGGGGCACCGAACGGCCCGCCACCGGGGCAATCCCAGTAACGGGCCGCGAACGGCGCTCAGGCGCTTACAGCAAGCTCTCTTGCCGCGCAATGTCGTCCAAGACATCCTGCCGAATCTCGTCGTGCTCTTCCTCCGACATAACGCGCCGGCGGGGCAACTCCTCAGTCTCAGCGGCAGCAATAGCAGCAAGCTCAGCGGCCTCAGGATCGGTTGGACCCCACGCGATTTCAAGGCGCTCCGCCCGTTGCTTGGGGTGCAGCGTCACCGTGAGGTGCATTGCTTCAAGCAACCGGCTCTTACCTGCGTCGTCCAGCGCCGCCCACGCCTCGCCCATAGTGCGACCCGTCGGTGTGGCCACCTCGCGAACTTCGGGGTCATGTGCGGCCAACAGCGCGGCATATGCGGCTTCGAGCTTCGCGCTCATCTCTTCGTACGTGCCCATCATCAGCGGTCCGGCCGTCGCCATCTGGGCACCGATGCGTGCAGCTTGCTCCTGGGCTTCGATCATTTCCGCCGAAAGGTCGTTGCCGCCTTCAAGGTGGACGTTGACTTCGTTGAAACATCCCCACACCTTGAGGAATTCATCCTCAACCCGCCGGTCAAGGGTCTCTGCGTAGACAGTGACGTGACCTGCCTTGCACCTGTAGAGCCGCACCCCCTTGTCGCTGGTGCCTCCGTTCAACCGGCCGTCACAGCGGTGACAAAACGCCATCCCAGCGCATAGGGGCGCTGCCTGACGGGGAGCACGGTCAGCGCCGGTCGCAAGGTCAAGCATCCGTTGGCGGACGGCCATCAGTTCAGCGGCAGACAGGATCGGTTCGGCAAACTCGACCGGGGTCACCCCGTCGGCGGCCATGACCAACTTCCCCTTATGGGCGCGCTGCCCCCGGAACGTCGGCGACTTGAGCATCCGCCGCCATTGGGGTTCGCTCAAGCCAGTCGTACGCGCTGTCCCGGCGACGGTACCCCCGTCGATCAACTCCCTTACCGCTGAGCGAACTTGAGCGGCTTGGGCGTCGTCGATCTCAAGGTATGCGGCACCGTCCCGGCGGACCGTCTTGTACCCGAACGGTGCACGTCCGGCACCCCAGCGCCCCAAGCTCCGCCGGGTCTCGTGCCCTTCGCTGATTCGGGCGGAAATCATCCCCCGTTCCCACTCCGCGAGCGAAGCAAGAACGGTGGCGACCATGCGACCCGTCGGCGTGAGCGTGTTCACTGTGTTGTCGGTCGTGGCAAGCCGTATACCCGCCGCCTCAGCCCACGCCACGAGCCGAAGGAACTCCGAGACCGATCGGGCGAAGCGATCCAGCTTCCACGTGATCACCACGTCAGGGCGGGCCGCCATGAGCGCACGGAGCCCAGGGCGTTCCTCAATGGGCTTCGCGCCGCTGACGTTGTTGTCCACGTACTCGACAGCGTCAGCGGGGTCGTGATCGTTGGCGGTCAGCCATCGACGGCAGGCAGCGCGCTGGGTGTCGAGTGAGGCACTGTCGTCAGCTTCGCGGGACAACCGTAGGTAGATCGCTACTGAGGTCATGTACTCAAAGGTACGCGCACTCACCTTCGACGGAGGTGAACATCGCGTCGGTGCGGTTGGGCAGTCCGGACTCGCGGACCACGCGGACCGCGTCGGCGACGTACTCACCGACGTCCTCGCCGACACCGAGCGGGGAGACCGAGAAGGCGACGATCACGCGACGACGCCTTCGCGGCGGGCCCGGCCGGCGATGACGCCGTCGGACTCGTACCGCTTGATGAGCTTGTCGCCGTACAGCCCGCCGAAGGGCAGGATCGACAGCACGAAGAACAGCGCGACGCGCTTCAGCGGCCACTTGGCCTTGACCCACACGTCCAGCAGGAACACGGCGTAGATCACGAAGAGAGCGCCGTGCAGGACGCCGAGCGGCATCATCAGGAAGTCGATGTCCGAGACGCGGCTGAGG belongs to Streptomyces finlayi and includes:
- a CDS encoding MarR family winged helix-turn-helix transcriptional regulator, with protein sequence MPKPLSLPFDPIARADELWRRRWGPVPSMGAITSIMRAQQILLAEVDAAVKPYGLTFARYEALVLLTFSQAGELPMSKIGERLMVHPTSVTNTVDRLVRSGLVDKRPNPNDGRGTLASITDKGREVVEAATRDLMAMDFGLGVYDAEECAEVFAMLRPLRVAAKDFDEG
- a CDS encoding kelch motif-containing protein encodes the protein MAYTPTKRMRKTLLGGGAIVLLAGLNAPAALSFAEDRYHAYKIDQPAYKARYGSWDQVNIPDEYRTNAIHAALLHTGKVLIVAGSGNDEKSFDEGTFDTILWDPRTNVFKKIATPEDFFCGGHAALPDGRLLIAGGTARYEVLDDKVKRAGGGMRVKNENPDKPLTLRKGTVFRSPSGVEYVSQFDVTVPKAKREFEVDYFKSGQMKPWKTKVTASEARVFVESLKDGPQAVTTEAAQYEIEGLKGKAAGNSYGLAEKITMDKQDFQGIRAAYEFDPTAEKYIRVDPMKEARWYPTLVGLEDGKVLAVSGLDDVGAILPGDNEIYDPRTKKWSKGPFHYFPTYPALFLTKGGKLFYPGANAGYGPADKGRAPGVWDLKTNTFTEVQGLTDTEETETAASLMLAPAQDQKVMILGGGGVGESKKSTARTAIIDLKADSPVFEDGPDLPQGTRYLNSVIMPDDTVFTSGGSTDYRGRGASNILKAQFYDPKTNAFQEAAEPTVGRNYHSEALLLPDGRVATFGSDSLYGDKDNTKLGKFEQRMEIYTPPSLHGKGERPVIGAGPQDVVRGGSATYEVADPTRIATARLMRPSAVTHTTDVEQRSIELGLKRGKGAVTVELPDDSTLVPPGWYMLFVTDTDGTPSEAKWVKVG
- a CDS encoding acyl-CoA mutase large subunit family protein, whose product is MDADAIEEGRRRWQARYDKARKRDADFTTLSGDPVEPAYGPRPGDTYEGFERIGWPGDYPFTRGLHPTGYRGRTWTIRQFAGFGNAEQTNERYKMILAAGGGGLSVAFDMPTLMGRDSDEPRALGEVGHCGVAIDSAADMEVLFKDIPLGDVTTSMTISGPAVPVFCMYLVAAERQGVDPAVLNGTLQTDIFKEYIAQKEWLFQPEPHLRLIGDLMEHCARDIPAYKPLSVSGYHIREAGATAAQELAYTLADGFGYVELGLSRGLEVDTFAPGLSFFFDAHLDFFEEIAKFRAARRIWARWMKEVYGAKTDKAQWLRFHTQTAGVSLTAQQPYNNVVRTAVEALSAVLGGTNSLHTNALDETLALPSEQAAEIALRTQQVLMEETGVANVADPLGGSWYVEQLTDRIEAEAEKIFDQIRERGTRAHPDGKHPIGPMTSGILRGIEDGWFTGEIAESAFVYQRSLEKGDKKVVGVNTALGSVTGDLEILRVSHEVEREQVRELVSRKAARDDTRVRDALEAMLAAARDGSNMIVPMLEAVRAEATLGEICGVLREEWGTYTEPPGF
- a CDS encoding glycoside hydrolase family 6 protein produces the protein MSGRRIFPAFTAITTVVLGAALAAGCSSPSSGTQEAPTGPPVRGEAAPSAAAPYWVDPNSDAARQVRAWEKQGRAEDAEILRRISTRPVADWPSGEAPAPEIRSAVRSAAKTRQSVLLVAYNIPHRDCGAYSAGGAADAASYRSWIGEFAAAIGKAPATVVLEPDALPHIADGCTPAENHDERYMLLSEAVDTLKNLPHTKVYLDAGNPDWINDPATMAEPLKRAGIDRADGFALNSANFQTNATVRSYGARLSALVGGAHFVIDTSRNGNGPLPGDRAEAWCNPPGRALGTPPTTRTGDDGLDAYLWIKRPGDSDGTCRGGPPAGTWWPDYALGLAARAKS
- a CDS encoding DUF3817 domain-containing protein — translated: MDIKTASALHRLRLISVPEALSFPALILFGSILSRVSDIDFLMMPLGVLHGALFVIYAVFLLDVWVKAKWPLKRVALFFVLSILPFGGLYGDKLIKRYESDGVIAGRARREGVVA
- a CDS encoding glycosyltransferase family 2 protein, yielding MWGLPTRSTLGGTVRSEGYDYDTHSRLAGPLTEPDAAGYRVRYRSLLSTEKHRIRAVLLMTLAPVLTGALLLYLVWPTHWTERENGESWLVWADAVMLTSIGLIELFMLVNVVSVAHATLVARDPVPVRPEPGTRVAFLTTYVPGKEPLSMVRATLQGAVRMHHDGPLDIWLLDEGDDPAARMLCAELGVHHFTRNGVPEWNRKKGVHKARTKHGNYNAWLAMHGDGYDFFASVDTDHVPMPNFLERMTGYFRDPDIAFVVGPQVYGNYDSAVTKAAESQQFLFHALIQRAGNRYGAPMFVGTNNVVRIAALRQVGGLYDSITEDMATGFEIHRRRNPLTGKFWRSVYTPDVLAVGEGPASWTDFFTQQLRWSRGTYETLFRQYGKALFRVPPGRLLSYTLMLVYYPMTAVNWLLGVLSCVLFLWLGASGTQVAASIWLMLYSDAAALQIGLYLWNRRHNVSPHEPEGSGGLAGMAMSALSAPIYLKSLGSAVLRTDGRFVVTPKGGEASPDRLLTFRIHLFWAVVLLSSLIASVQLGHTHVAMRTWAVLALAISVSPVVVWSWTTWQERRSRPRGVVSVPMKPPESAYVTTTTTTTTTATASPAPSASAAATTTTTTAGGN
- a CDS encoding DUF3817 domain-containing protein, producing the protein MKQNVLTRYRVMAYVTAVWLLVFTAAIIAKYGFGTGDTMLISQIHGVLFIVYVVFAFDLGSKAKWPFGKLLWVLAAGCIPFASFFVEPKVSREARALVTDSAPVTAEA
- a CDS encoding recombinase family protein, whose product is MTSVAIYLRLSREADDSASLDTQRAACRRWLTANDHDPADAVEYVDNNVSGAKPIEERPGLRALMAARPDVVITWKLDRFARSVSEFLRLVAWAEAAGIRLATTDNTVNTLTPTGRMVATVLASLAEWERGMISARISEGHETRRSLGRWGAGRAPFGYKTVRRDGAAYLEIDDAQAAQVRSAVRELIDGGTVAGTARTTGLSEPQWRRMLKSPTFRGQRAHKGKLVMAADGVTPVEFAEPILSAAELMAVRQRMLDLATGADRAPRQAAPLCAGMAFCHRCDGRLNGGTSDKGVRLYRCKAGHVTVYAETLDRRVEDEFLKVWGCFNEVNVHLEGGNDLSAEMIEAQEQAARIGAQMATAGPLMMGTYEEMSAKLEAAYAALLAAHDPEVREVATPTGRTMGEAWAALDDAGKSRLLEAMHLTVTLHPKQRAERLEIAWGPTDPEAAELAAIAAAETEELPRRRVMSEEEHDEIRQDVLDDIARQESLL